CATTTAATACTTATCTTCATTATATGATATATTTCATATTAATACAAGGTGGAGATTAATGTTTCGCCGCCTCCCTGTCGCAGATCAGCTCTCCGGCTATCGCGTAGTTTTCCTTCGGCATTTCGTTGATTATGACCCGCACGGACTGCACCGGCGCGTCAAGCGATTTGCAGATCGCCTCGGTGACCGCATTGGTAAGGGCCCTTTTCTTTTCCAGATCTCTTCCCTCGATGATATTCAAGATCGCTATAGGCATCTTTCTTTCTCCTCACTTTTTCTCAGATAATGTTCAACGAAACTTCCCAATACGCCGTCGGCGGCGGGGCGGCTTCTGCGTGCGGACACAGAGGCCCTCTGCCGCAGTTCGTCCCCATCAACCTCTATTTCCAGCGTCCCTTTGTTCAAATCAATTGATATTATATCTCCATTGCGGACATAGGCGATAGGGCCGCCGAGAGCCGCTTCCGGAGATATGTGTCCGATGCATGGGCCCCTCGTCGCCCCGGAGAAACGCCCGTCCGTGACCAGGGCCGTCGTGTCGGAGAGGCCCGTGCCAACCATGAGCGTCGTCACCAGCTGCATCTCTCTCATGCCGGGACCGCCGATGGGCCCTTCATTGCGGATCACTACGACGGAGCCCTTCTCTATAGTGCCATGTTCGACGGCCTCCACCGCCTCCTCCATGTTTTCAAAGACGACGGCCGGCCCACGATGTACGCGCATATTTTCCGCCACGCCGGACTGCTTCACCACCGCGCCGTCGGGAGCAAGACTGCCCCAGAGGACCTTTAGCGAGCCGCTGCTGTGAAAGGGATTTTCCCGGGGACGAATGATATTCTTATCCTCCCAGTCGGCGGCCTCTGCGATCTCCCTTATGCTTTTTCCGCTCACGGTGCGCTCTTCGCCATGCAGCAGGTCTCCCAGAGACTGCAGGATCGCGGGCACGCCCCCGGCCACGTTAAGGTCGTTGAAGGGGACCGTGCCGGAGGGATGCACCTTTGATATATATGGGGTGGCGGCGCTGATCTCGTCCATCTCCGCCAGGGAGATGCCAACGCCGGCCTCTCTCGCTATCTCGCTCATATGCAGTACGAGGTTTGTCGAAGAGCCGATAGCGAAGCCGACTTTCAGGGCGTTTTCTATGGAATTTTTATTGACATAGTCCCTCGGCCTCATTCCTTCACGCGTCAAGCTGACGATTCTTCTGCCAGCCGTCACCGCCTCCTGCCTCTTCTGCGAGGTAAAGGGTGGGGTCGTCGCCGTCATGGGCAGTCCCAAGCCCAGCGTTTCGACGACGCAGCTCATTGAATTCGCCGTTCCCAGCATCGCGCAGCTGCCCTGCGTGGGCATCGTGCATTTTTCTATCTTTTCCAGCTCCGCTTTGGATATCTCCGCCTCAAAGTATTTTCCCGTATACTCGCGCAGCGAGGGCATGGAGAGTTTCTGTCCCTTATAGCAGCCGTTCTGCATCGGACCGCTCTGCACAAAAATCGAAGGGATGTTAACGCGAAGCGCCGCCATCAGCATGCCGGGGATTATCTTATCGCAGCTGCCGAGGAAGACCGCCCCGTCGAAACAGTGCGCCTTCAGCATTATCTCTATCGAGTCCGCGATCACCTCCCGGCTGGGAAGAGAATAGGACATCCCCCGGTGGCCCTGTGCAAGTCCGTCGCAGACGCCGATAGTACAGAACTCAAATGGAAGCCCTCCGGCCTCTGATATTCCCCTCTTCACAAAGGAGGCTATCTCCCTCAAGGGAGCGCATCCGGGAACGATCTCATTCCAGCTGTTTACCACGGCGATGAAGGGACGCGACATCTCTTCTTTTTCTATACCGAGTGAGTACAGCAGCGCCCGGTGACCGCCGCGGTCGACGCCGCACACCACCGCGTCGCTGGGCAGTCCTTTGGCCTTTATAATTTCATCCGTTGAATTGTTCATCAGCAAGCTCCTTGGGGGACAGGGTTTTTCCGGCGGCCAGTGGACAACGGTCCTGAACGTAGCCCGCCGGCGTTATCTTTTTACTTCTGGTTTATTCCGGCCTTTTTCGCGACGCCCTGCAGATAGACCGTCAGATCCGTCAGATACTTCGCCTGCTCGTCCGGGGTCATAAAGCTCGGCGCGGCGAGGATCGCGGTGAGGTCTTTTTTGACTCTCTCATCTTCGCTGAACTTTTTCAGCGCTCCGTTTACCCTTTCTACAACATCTTTGGGCAGCCCCTTGGGGCCGAAGACATACATATTAAATGGTTTGTTCACATCGTATCCCCTCTCCATCAGAGTGGGAAGTTCGGGGAAGAAGGGGCTGCGCTCGGGAGTGCATACGGCCAGCGGGCGCAGAGAGCCGTCTTTGACATACTGAGGGATCGAGGGGGCGTTCAGCGATGCCGCGTCAAGAAAACCGCCGAGCAGCTTCGGTATGCGCGTCGCTCCGCCTCCGCCGCTGACGGCGACGATTCTTTTCCCGCCGGCGGCATTGTCGATAGCCGCGAGTTCAAGCTGGCTCATGGAGCCTATCTCCACAGGCATCTTCACTTTGCCGGGATTGTCTTTAAGATAGGCCATAAATTCGTCGATCGTCTTCCACGGCGAGTCCGCCTTCACCACGATGGCGTCACAGGTCGCGACCGCCTTTCCAAGCGGGGTGAACTCCTCCCAGCTGAACTTAGCGACACCGGTTATGTAACCGGAGAGGATCGCCTCGTGCATCCACAGAAGCGTATAGCCGTCGGGCCTAGCCTTGAGCACCTCTCTCGCGCCGATGCTCCCGCCGCCGCCGGCGACATTGGCGATGATGACGGGCTGACCGAGAAACTCCTCCGCATACTTGGCAAATATTCTGGCCGTCGTATCGACCCCGCCTCCGGGCGCGTATCCGACGACCATCTTAATCGGCTTCGAGGGATATTTGTCCGCCGCGCGGGCCGGCAGGCCGGCAAAGACAAAGATAGACATGACCACTAAACACAACGCTGCAAACTTCTTAAACATAAGATATAGCCTCCTTGATATTTGGAATTACCACTATTGTGAATCAACTTTGATTTTGCGTTTTTTTAGCGCGCCGCTCACCAGCGGCCAAGCAAGGGATATAGCGGTCAGGATCAGGCAGCAGAGAGAGATCTTCCCCTCAAACAGAGGCATATAGCTGCCGTTGCTCGACATTAGACCCTGGCGCAGATTGTTCTCAATGAGCGGCGCCAAGACGAAGCCGAGTATCGCGGGGGTCATGGGGAATTCGAGCCTCTCCATACAGTAGCCCACAAGGCCGAAGAAAAGCAGGAGCCAGATGTCAAAAATCCTGTTATTCAGCGCGTAGGCTCCCACCACGCACATCACCACAATAAAGGGAAGCAGGTACGTTTTAGGGGTGCTCAGCGCTTTTATGAAAAATTTAATGGCGACGAGCATCATAATAAACATCGCCAGGTTCGCGAAGAAGACGGCGGAGAAGGTGCTGTAGACGAACATCGCGTTGTTATTGAAGAGCATCGGGCCCGGCTGGAGGCCGTGTATCATCAGCGCTCCCACGAGGACGGCGGTA
The DNA window shown above is from Cloacibacillus sp. and carries:
- a CDS encoding 2-hydroxymuconate tautomerase, whose product is MPIAILNIIEGRDLEKKRALTNAVTEAICKSLDAPVQSVRVIINEMPKENYAIAGELICDREAAKH
- the ilvD gene encoding dihydroxy-acid dehydratase, translating into MNNSTDEIIKAKGLPSDAVVCGVDRGGHRALLYSLGIEKEEMSRPFIAVVNSWNEIVPGCAPLREIASFVKRGISEAGGLPFEFCTIGVCDGLAQGHRGMSYSLPSREVIADSIEIMLKAHCFDGAVFLGSCDKIIPGMLMAALRVNIPSIFVQSGPMQNGCYKGQKLSMPSLREYTGKYFEAEISKAELEKIEKCTMPTQGSCAMLGTANSMSCVVETLGLGLPMTATTPPFTSQKRQEAVTAGRRIVSLTREGMRPRDYVNKNSIENALKVGFAIGSSTNLVLHMSEIAREAGVGISLAEMDEISAATPYISKVHPSGTVPFNDLNVAGGVPAILQSLGDLLHGEERTVSGKSIREIAEAADWEDKNIIRPRENPFHSSGSLKVLWGSLAPDGAVVKQSGVAENMRVHRGPAVVFENMEEAVEAVEHGTIEKGSVVVIRNEGPIGGPGMREMQLVTTLMVGTGLSDTTALVTDGRFSGATRGPCIGHISPEAALGGPIAYVRNGDIISIDLNKGTLEIEVDGDELRQRASVSARRSRPAADGVLGSFVEHYLRKSEEKERCL
- a CDS encoding tripartite tricarboxylate transporter substrate binding protein, which gives rise to MFKKFAALCLVVMSIFVFAGLPARAADKYPSKPIKMVVGYAPGGGVDTTARIFAKYAEEFLGQPVIIANVAGGGGSIGAREVLKARPDGYTLLWMHEAILSGYITGVAKFSWEEFTPLGKAVATCDAIVVKADSPWKTIDEFMAYLKDNPGKVKMPVEIGSMSQLELAAIDNAAGGKRIVAVSGGGGATRIPKLLGGFLDAASLNAPSIPQYVKDGSLRPLAVCTPERSPFFPELPTLMERGYDVNKPFNMYVFGPKGLPKDVVERVNGALKKFSEDERVKKDLTAILAAPSFMTPDEQAKYLTDLTVYLQGVAKKAGINQK